From the Patescibacteria group bacterium genome, one window contains:
- a CDS encoding multicopper oxidase family protein, whose amino-acid sequence MVNIRIFKKRKIKFAILGIVVFFIGFAIFHEFANQSEKYPTSILGLEVAKASEIIELKNGDTLTLSIDIIQKEIGGQTIRMFGYNGQIPGPLLKIEQNSIILVNVLNNLDVETTVHWHGLRLDNKFDGVPGITMEALKPGESFQYELRFNDEGVYWYHPHVREDYQQELGLYGNMLVSPTEDDYYNNANKEIPIILDDILIEDDGMFPSFKDYANHALNGRFGNIMLINGDDNYNLEVTTGEVVRFYITNVASTRVFNFSIPNTRIKLIGSDIGSYEKEEFVDSVIISSAERYTIEVLFDKAGEYEFKSITPENEYTLGKIKVSGEPVTLEDDFSGDFYSLRENKYVTEDINNFRQYFDKEVDVNIKLSFEVDSFFASLFTKGDSDSTDNDWDKVEVGGSDRINWEDSEPRFNKDTKTDTIKWLLKDTSTGKKNTDIDLNFQVGDKVKIRIFNDSSISDPSQHPIHFHGQRFLVLNKNGVESKNLVWKDTVLVPIGSYVDILLDISNPGEWMAHCHIAEHLTSGMMMFFKVTEN is encoded by the coding sequence ATGGTAAACATACGTATATTTAAAAAAAGAAAAATAAAATTTGCAATATTAGGTATTGTAGTATTTTTTATTGGGTTTGCTATTTTTCACGAGTTTGCAAATCAAAGTGAAAAATATCCCACTTCAATATTAGGCTTAGAGGTTGCAAAAGCATCAGAAATTATCGAGTTGAAGAATGGAGACACACTTACTTTATCAATTGATATAATTCAAAAAGAAATTGGTGGGCAAACAATTAGAATGTTTGGGTACAACGGTCAAATTCCAGGGCCTCTTTTGAAAATTGAACAAAATTCAATAATTTTAGTAAATGTATTGAATAATTTAGATGTTGAGACAACAGTTCACTGGCATGGATTAAGACTGGATAATAAATTTGATGGAGTTCCAGGTATAACAATGGAAGCACTAAAGCCAGGGGAAAGCTTTCAATATGAATTACGATTTAATGACGAAGGAGTTTACTGGTATCACCCACATGTTCGTGAAGATTATCAACAAGAATTAGGATTATATGGAAATATGTTGGTATCTCCCACAGAAGACGATTATTACAATAATGCAAACAAGGAAATTCCAATTATTTTAGATGATATTTTAATTGAAGACGATGGAATGTTTCCATCTTTTAAAGATTATGCTAATCATGCGTTGAATGGAAGATTTGGAAACATTATGTTAATTAATGGGGACGACAATTATAATTTGGAAGTAACTACAGGAGAAGTTGTAAGGTTTTACATTACAAATGTTGCAAGTACCAGAGTGTTTAATTTTTCAATCCCAAACACGAGAATTAAATTAATTGGTTCAGATATCGGTTCTTATGAAAAAGAGGAATTTGTAGATTCAGTTATTATTTCTTCTGCAGAAAGATATACAATTGAAGTACTATTTGATAAAGCGGGAGAGTATGAATTTAAAAGCATAACTCCTGAAAATGAATATACCCTCGGAAAAATTAAAGTATCTGGAGAACCCGTAACTTTGGAAGATGATTTTAGTGGAGACTTTTATTCATTAAGAGAAAATAAATATGTAACAGAAGATATCAATAATTTCAGACAATATTTTGATAAAGAAGTTGACGTAAATATTAAACTTTCATTTGAAGTAGATTCTTTTTTTGCGTCTTTGTTCACTAAAGGAGATTCAGATAGCACTGATAATGACTGGGATAAAGTTGAAGTTGGAGGTTCTGATAGGATTAACTGGGAAGATTCTGAACCTAGATTCAATAAAGATACTAAAACTGATACGATAAAATGGTTATTAAAAGATACATCTACAGGTAAGAAAAATACTGATATTGATTTAAATTTTCAAGTTGGAGATAAAGTAAAAATTAGAATTTTTAATGATTCAAGCATATCAGACCCATCACAGCACCCAATTCACTTTCATGGTCAACGGTTTTTAGTGCTTAATAAAAATGGTGTTGAATCAAAAAATTTAGTTTGGAAAGATACCGTATTGGTTCCCATTGGTTCATATGTTGATATTCTATTAGACATATCAAATCCTGGAGAATGGATGGCACACTGTCACATTGCAGAACATTTAACGTCGGGAATGATGATGTTTTTTAAAGTAACTGAGAATTAA